In the Desulfitobacterium hafniense DCB-2 genome, ATGTGATTATGTAAAGGCGGATGCGGTCTGCAGGAGTGCTCAGGAAGCAGTGGAAGTCGCTCAAAAATTCTCAGCTTAAAATCAGCCTGGAATCAGCCATTCTATAGTGCATGGTGATCAGAAGAGGAGGCACTGGGATGCTCATTGTCGGAGAATTGATCAATACCAGTCGTACAGAAATCAAAACTGCTGTCTTAAACAGGGATGCCGAAACCATTCAGCAGGTGGCTAAGGCCCAAGAGGCAGCTGGAGCAACCTACCTTGATGTGAATTGCGGAAATTTAGTGGAACAGGAAATCGCCGCTATGGGCTGGCTTGTGGATACTATTCAGGAGGTATCGGCCTTACCCTTGAGTATCGACAGCCCCAACCCCGCAGCTTTAAGTGAAGGTCTGCAAAGAGCCCGGCATGGACAGCCCATGATCAACTCAATTTCCAATGAAACTGCCCGCTGGCAGGCTGTATTGCCCCTGGTTTTGGAATACAGGACCAAGATCATTGCCCTCTGCATTGAAGATTCAGGAATGCCGAAAGGGCTGGAAGATCGGTTGAGAATTGCCGATAGTGTTATTAATCGGCTTGTTCAGGCTGGAGTGCCCCTGGAAGCTATTTATATAGACCCCTTGGTGACTCCTATAAGCACGGATCAAAAAACCGGCAAAATACTTTTAAAGGTTATTCGAACTATTATGGAGGGTTATCCAGGCGTTCACACCATTTGTGGATTAAGCAATATCTCTTATGGATTACCTGCCCGCAAAGTTCTCAATCGTCTCTTCATGGTCCAAACCATGAGTGCGGGTATGGATAGTTATATTCTTAATCCTACGGACAAAGGAATGTTAGGCTCACTGAAAGGCTCAATGGCCTTGCTTGGACTGGATAGGCATTGCCGGGCCTACAATAACGCCTATCGGGAAGGGTTATATGATCACGCCTAGGTTACTCAGGAAAGAAGTAAAAGTTAGGAGTGAAACTCATGTCAAACAGTCAGTTATATAAGGAACGGAAAGAAAGAATAGCGAAAGCCGTGGCTCTCGGGAAAACGGATCGGACTCCTGTGGTGCTCGAATTTGCAGCCTTTGCAGCCCGGGCTCAAACTATGTCGGTGGCTGAATTTATAAGCAGCAGCTTAGTTTCGGCCGAAGCCATGATTAAAACTGTGGAAAAAGTCGGCGGGGCGGACGGTGTCGATTATGGAAGCTACTTTAAATATGGGCTGGAAATGGCCTGGCTAAGTAAGATCAAACGGCCGGGAGAGGAACTCCCGGAAAATGAGTTGTGGCAGGTCGTTGAGGCCGAATTGATGAAGCAGAGTGACTATGATCGGATTGTTGAAGAAGGCTGGCCCAACTGGCTGATGTCCTATGTAACAGAACACTTTGGTCCTGAATTGCTCCCGCAAATTATGGCTGATGGACAAAATGCCTCCAAGGTGGCCGAGATGTGGAAAGAAGCCGGTATTCCTACCTTGACAGGCGGTGGGGGTGTAACAACAATCCCCTATGAAATGTTCTGTGGCGGCCGTTCATTTTCTAAATTTGTGCGGGATATGTTTAAAATACCGGACAAGGTGCAGGCTGCCATGGATGCCGCTTTACCTTTCATGGCTCCTCAAAGTATAGCAGGGTCTAAACAACTGGGTTCAGAGTATCTCTGGCTGGGGGGCTGGCGGGCAGCCAGTGAAATGCTGTCTCAGGCCCAATGGGATCGCTTTGTTTTCCCGTATTATGAGAAACTGATTTATGAAATCCTTGACGCCGGAATTACCCCTATTCTTCACTTTGATTCTGATTGGACCCGGGACTTGGCGCGCTTCAAAGATTTCCCGAAGGGAAAAATCATTCTGGAGCTTGATGGCATGACCGATATCTATAAGGCCAAAGAAATATTGGGAGATACCATGTGTATTATGGGTGATGTACCCGCGGCCCTGCTTACCCTGGGAACGCCGGA is a window encoding:
- a CDS encoding methyltetrahydrofolate cobalamin methyltransferase, whose protein sequence is MLIVGELINTSRTEIKTAVLNRDAETIQQVAKAQEAAGATYLDVNCGNLVEQEIAAMGWLVDTIQEVSALPLSIDSPNPAALSEGLQRARHGQPMINSISNETARWQAVLPLVLEYRTKIIALCIEDSGMPKGLEDRLRIADSVINRLVQAGVPLEAIYIDPLVTPISTDQKTGKILLKVIRTIMEGYPGVHTICGLSNISYGLPARKVLNRLFMVQTMSAGMDSYILNPTDKGMLGSLKGSMALLGLDRHCRAYNNAYREGLYDHA
- a CDS encoding uroporphyrinogen decarboxylase family protein: MSNSQLYKERKERIAKAVALGKTDRTPVVLEFAAFAARAQTMSVAEFISSSLVSAEAMIKTVEKVGGADGVDYGSYFKYGLEMAWLSKIKRPGEELPENELWQVVEAELMKQSDYDRIVEEGWPNWLMSYVTEHFGPELLPQIMADGQNASKVAEMWKEAGIPTLTGGGGVTTIPYEMFCGGRSFSKFVRDMFKIPDKVQAAMDAALPFMAPQSIAGSKQLGSEYLWLGGWRAASEMLSQAQWDRFVFPYYEKLIYEILDAGITPILHFDSDWTRDLARFKDFPKGKIILELDGMTDIYKAKEILGDTMCIMGDVPAALLTLGTPDAVHNYCRKLIEEIGPTGFILHPGCDIPIDAKIENVQAMVASVTSK